The proteins below are encoded in one region of Sminthopsis crassicaudata isolate SCR6 chromosome 1, ASM4859323v1, whole genome shotgun sequence:
- the LOC141549440 gene encoding uncharacterized protein LOC141549440 isoform X1, producing the protein MAPALLAAATPPEAVTFKDVAVDFTQEEWMHLDSSQKEFYRDVMLENYRNLASLGLVFSKPFVISRLERREAPWMLEGDIPRISLPDWETEQELKELTPKLSMSMGQSSQEIPKRDNLFFSSLEEYRKCGAMQQCHLTNEEKHFQQVKMIQRKHHNKSRVHEQTSYDRIINQRSVFPQQVEEKSLRTCGPPGKYLSLHRERLKGNSRCSKKTAKHNEYGKFNKHSSAFVDNSGIEKIFECSGCEKTSSRKQYILPEEIHTGEKPDESNECANTFCAARSDIPKYQDIQNSEKPYQCNVCEKTFRLKAQVNQHQTIHTGEKPYKCNECGKAFRLKGQLNEHQKIHTGEKPYKCNQCGKAFCRRSNLTEHHRIHTGEKPYKCNECGKAFQLKGHLNEHQKIHSGEKPYKCNECGKAFCHRTYLTKHQKIHSGQKPYECNECGRAFCMSTALTVHQRIHTGEKPYECNICGKAFRVKAQLNQHQSIHTGEKPFECNECGKAFRLKGWLTEHQKIHSGEKPYQCNECGKAFCKRSNLTEHQRIHTGDKPYECIECQKAFSQKLKLFQHQRIHTGEKPYECNDCGRAFCLSTTLTEHRRIHTGEKPHECIECGKAFRLKAQLNQHRRIHTGEKPYKCNQCGKAFCKQSNLTDHQKIHTGEKPHECIECGKAFSQKIKLTQHQTIHTGEKPYECNECGKSFRLSTGLTEHQRIHTGEKHYECNECGKTFRLKAQLNQHWRIHTGEKPYECDECGKAFGHRSGLTQHQKIHTGEKPYECDECGKAFRWITGLTQHQRIHSGEKPYECKECGKAFYWNTALTKHQRMHSTKKLYGCDN; encoded by the exons GAAGCAGTAACCTTCAAGGATGTGGCCGTGGACTTTACCCAGGAGGAATGGATGCACCTGGATTCTTCTCAGAAGGAGTTTTACAGGGACGTAATGCTGGAGAACTATAGGAACCTGGCCTCCCTGG GACTTGTATTCTCCAAACCGTTTGTCATCTCCCGGTTGGAGCGAAGGGAAGCACCATGGATGCTGGAGGGAGACATCCCAAGGATTAGCCTTCCAG attgggaaactgagcaAGAATTGAAGGAGCTCACACCAAAGCTAAGCATGTCAATGGGACAATCATCCCAGGAAATACCAAAGAGGGataatctgttcttttcttcattgGAAGAATACAGAAAATGTGGTGCCATGCAACAGTGTCATCTGACCaatgaagaaaagcatttccagcAAGTCAAAATGATACAAAGGAAACATCACAATAAATCTAGAGTCCATGAACAAACTAGTTATGACAGAATTATTAATCAAAGGTCAGTCTTCCCACAGCAGGTAGAAGAAAAGAGTCTGAGAACATGTGGCCCACCTGGAAAATACTTAAGTTTGCATAGAGAGAGGCTAAAAGGTAATAGTAGATGCTCAAAGAAAACAGCTaaacataatgaatatggaaaattCAATAAGCATAGTTCAGCTTTTGTTGATAATTCTGGAATAGAGAAAATTTTTGAGTGTAGTGGATGTGAAAAAACCTCCTCAAGGAAACAATATATTCTTCCTGAggaaattcatactggagaaaaacctgaTGAAAGTAATGAATGTGCAAATACCTTTTGTGCAGCAAGAAGTGATATTCCCAAATATCAGGACATTCAAAATAGTGAGAAACCTTATCAGTGTAATGTATGTGAGAAGACATTTCGACTAAAAGCTCAAGTAAATCAACATCAGACAATTCATACTGGTGAGAAgccatataaatgtaatgaatgtggaaaggcctttcGACTCAAAGGTCAACTTAAtgaacatcagaaaattcatactggtgagaaaccttacaaatgtaatcaatgtggaaaagccttttgCAGACGCTCAAACCTTACTGAACATCATAGGATTCATACTGgtgagaaaccttataaatgtaatgaatgtgggaaagcctttcaATTAAAAGGACATCTTAAtgaacatcagaaaattcatagtGGTGAGAAACcgtataaatgtaatgaatgtggaaaggccttcTGCCATCGTACATACCTTACTAAACATCAGAAGATCCATTCTGGgcagaaaccttatgaatgtaacgaGTGTGGCAGGGCCTTCTGCATGAGCACAGCTTtaactgtacatcagagaatccatactggtgagaaaccctatgaatgtaatatatgtgggaaagcctttagaGTTAAAGCACAGCTTAATCAACATCAGTCAATTCATACTGGTGAGAAGCCCTTTGAATGTAAcgaatgtggaaaggcctttagaCTAAAAGGATGGCTTACagaacatcagaaaattcatagtGGTGAGAAACCTTATCAGTGTAATGAATGTGGCAAGGCTTTCTGCAAGCGCTCAAACcttactgaacatcagagaattcatactggagataAACCTTATGAATGTATTGAATGTCAGAAGGCTTTTAGCCAGAAACTAAAGCTTtttcaacatcagagaattcatactggtgagaaaccttatgaatgtaatgactgTGGCAGGGCCTTCTGCCTGAGCACAACTCTTACTGAACACCGGAGAATTCACACTGGTGAGAAACCTCATGAATGTattgaatgtgggaaagctttccGACTAAAAGCACAGCTTAATCAACATCgcagaattcatactggagaaaaaccttataaatgtaatcagtgCGGGAAGGCTTTTTGTAAGCAATCAAACCTTACTGAccatcagaaaattcatactggagagaaacctcatGAATGTattgaatgtgggaaagcctttagcCAGAAAATAAAACTTACTCAACATCAGACCATTCATACTGGTGAGAAACCTTatgagtgtaatgaatgtgggaaatctTTCCGTCTGAGCACAGGACTCACTGAacaccagagaattcacactggtgAGAAacattatgaatgtaatgaatgtgggaagaccTTCCGCCTAAAAGCACAGCTTAATCAACATtggagaattcatactggagaaaaaccttatgaatgtgatgaatgtggaaaagcctttggACATAGGTCAGGACTTACtcaacatcagaaaattcatactggagaaaaaccttatgaatgtgatgaatgtgggaaggccttcagATGGATCACGGGACTTACTCAACATCAGAGGATTCAttctggagagaagccttatgaatgtaaggaatgtgggaaggccttctATTGGAATACAGCCCTAACTAAACATCAAAGAATGCATTCTACAAAGAAGCTATATGGATGTGATAACTGA
- the LOC141549440 gene encoding uncharacterized protein LOC141549440 isoform X2 has protein sequence MHLDSSQKEFYRDVMLENYRNLASLAGLVFSKPFVISRLERREAPWMLEGDIPRISLPDWETEQELKELTPKLSMSMGQSSQEIPKRDNLFFSSLEEYRKCGAMQQCHLTNEEKHFQQVKMIQRKHHNKSRVHEQTSYDRIINQRSVFPQQVEEKSLRTCGPPGKYLSLHRERLKGNSRCSKKTAKHNEYGKFNKHSSAFVDNSGIEKIFECSGCEKTSSRKQYILPEEIHTGEKPDESNECANTFCAARSDIPKYQDIQNSEKPYQCNVCEKTFRLKAQVNQHQTIHTGEKPYKCNECGKAFRLKGQLNEHQKIHTGEKPYKCNQCGKAFCRRSNLTEHHRIHTGEKPYKCNECGKAFQLKGHLNEHQKIHSGEKPYKCNECGKAFCHRTYLTKHQKIHSGQKPYECNECGRAFCMSTALTVHQRIHTGEKPYECNICGKAFRVKAQLNQHQSIHTGEKPFECNECGKAFRLKGWLTEHQKIHSGEKPYQCNECGKAFCKRSNLTEHQRIHTGDKPYECIECQKAFSQKLKLFQHQRIHTGEKPYECNDCGRAFCLSTTLTEHRRIHTGEKPHECIECGKAFRLKAQLNQHRRIHTGEKPYKCNQCGKAFCKQSNLTDHQKIHTGEKPHECIECGKAFSQKIKLTQHQTIHTGEKPYECNECGKSFRLSTGLTEHQRIHTGEKHYECNECGKTFRLKAQLNQHWRIHTGEKPYECDECGKAFGHRSGLTQHQKIHTGEKPYECDECGKAFRWITGLTQHQRIHSGEKPYECKECGKAFYWNTALTKHQRMHSTKKLYGCDN, from the exons ATGCACCTGGATTCTTCTCAGAAGGAGTTTTACAGGGACGTAATGCTGGAGAACTATAGGAACCTGGCCTCCCTGG CAGGACTTGTATTCTCCAAACCGTTTGTCATCTCCCGGTTGGAGCGAAGGGAAGCACCATGGATGCTGGAGGGAGACATCCCAAGGATTAGCCTTCCAG attgggaaactgagcaAGAATTGAAGGAGCTCACACCAAAGCTAAGCATGTCAATGGGACAATCATCCCAGGAAATACCAAAGAGGGataatctgttcttttcttcattgGAAGAATACAGAAAATGTGGTGCCATGCAACAGTGTCATCTGACCaatgaagaaaagcatttccagcAAGTCAAAATGATACAAAGGAAACATCACAATAAATCTAGAGTCCATGAACAAACTAGTTATGACAGAATTATTAATCAAAGGTCAGTCTTCCCACAGCAGGTAGAAGAAAAGAGTCTGAGAACATGTGGCCCACCTGGAAAATACTTAAGTTTGCATAGAGAGAGGCTAAAAGGTAATAGTAGATGCTCAAAGAAAACAGCTaaacataatgaatatggaaaattCAATAAGCATAGTTCAGCTTTTGTTGATAATTCTGGAATAGAGAAAATTTTTGAGTGTAGTGGATGTGAAAAAACCTCCTCAAGGAAACAATATATTCTTCCTGAggaaattcatactggagaaaaacctgaTGAAAGTAATGAATGTGCAAATACCTTTTGTGCAGCAAGAAGTGATATTCCCAAATATCAGGACATTCAAAATAGTGAGAAACCTTATCAGTGTAATGTATGTGAGAAGACATTTCGACTAAAAGCTCAAGTAAATCAACATCAGACAATTCATACTGGTGAGAAgccatataaatgtaatgaatgtggaaaggcctttcGACTCAAAGGTCAACTTAAtgaacatcagaaaattcatactggtgagaaaccttacaaatgtaatcaatgtggaaaagccttttgCAGACGCTCAAACCTTACTGAACATCATAGGATTCATACTGgtgagaaaccttataaatgtaatgaatgtgggaaagcctttcaATTAAAAGGACATCTTAAtgaacatcagaaaattcatagtGGTGAGAAACcgtataaatgtaatgaatgtggaaaggccttcTGCCATCGTACATACCTTACTAAACATCAGAAGATCCATTCTGGgcagaaaccttatgaatgtaacgaGTGTGGCAGGGCCTTCTGCATGAGCACAGCTTtaactgtacatcagagaatccatactggtgagaaaccctatgaatgtaatatatgtgggaaagcctttagaGTTAAAGCACAGCTTAATCAACATCAGTCAATTCATACTGGTGAGAAGCCCTTTGAATGTAAcgaatgtggaaaggcctttagaCTAAAAGGATGGCTTACagaacatcagaaaattcatagtGGTGAGAAACCTTATCAGTGTAATGAATGTGGCAAGGCTTTCTGCAAGCGCTCAAACcttactgaacatcagagaattcatactggagataAACCTTATGAATGTATTGAATGTCAGAAGGCTTTTAGCCAGAAACTAAAGCTTtttcaacatcagagaattcatactggtgagaaaccttatgaatgtaatgactgTGGCAGGGCCTTCTGCCTGAGCACAACTCTTACTGAACACCGGAGAATTCACACTGGTGAGAAACCTCATGAATGTattgaatgtgggaaagctttccGACTAAAAGCACAGCTTAATCAACATCgcagaattcatactggagaaaaaccttataaatgtaatcagtgCGGGAAGGCTTTTTGTAAGCAATCAAACCTTACTGAccatcagaaaattcatactggagagaaacctcatGAATGTattgaatgtgggaaagcctttagcCAGAAAATAAAACTTACTCAACATCAGACCATTCATACTGGTGAGAAACCTTatgagtgtaatgaatgtgggaaatctTTCCGTCTGAGCACAGGACTCACTGAacaccagagaattcacactggtgAGAAacattatgaatgtaatgaatgtgggaagaccTTCCGCCTAAAAGCACAGCTTAATCAACATtggagaattcatactggagaaaaaccttatgaatgtgatgaatgtggaaaagcctttggACATAGGTCAGGACTTACtcaacatcagaaaattcatactggagaaaaaccttatgaatgtgatgaatgtgggaaggccttcagATGGATCACGGGACTTACTCAACATCAGAGGATTCAttctggagagaagccttatgaatgtaaggaatgtgggaaggccttctATTGGAATACAGCCCTAACTAAACATCAAAGAATGCATTCTACAAAGAAGCTATATGGATGTGATAACTGA